The stretch of DNA ACAGTACAGAATAGGGGACTGCTGGATCTGTGTGCTTCAGGCGGCAGCAACTGCAGGAGGCGGCAATAGGGTTATCTCCACATTGTCATGAACACCCTGCAGAAGCAGCTCGCCATCATATGTCAAAATTTTCCTCTTCTTAGCGGCCCTCAAGGTGCCGACTAGTGCTTCAAAAATGTTGGCACAGCGATCATCATTGAAGAGTATACCGAACTTGACCTGCAAACCGTAATAGCTCAGTAATGCAGTATTGATGTCTTCTATACAAGTTCACAAGATATAGAACAGTAAAGATGAAAAAACTAACATAGGTAATTTTATTATAAGTAGCATCATAATGTTACCTGATGTGTTATAAAGCTAACATCGACAATATCAATTAAACTCTTCAGAAGCGAAACTCTTTTAGCAAAAGGTCTGCAATAAGCAAGTCATAGCATGCTCACCTGCCAGTAGTGTTCGAATTTAAGAATGTCATTTCAGCCCAAGCATAAACTGTGAAGAGCTATAAAAGCTCACGGTACATGGATGGTGCCAGGGTCCAGGGACTACATCAATGTACTATACTAGCTAGTATACCAGGTTATTTCTGTttcttttcatcactagcttttGGCTAGAGTTAGGGACTCAGATCACATGTCAAAATATTTTAAGATCATTAGTAGCGCAATGGATCAAAGAAATGAGCCAAGATTAGGATTTGCAAAGTTTTAATT from Panicum virgatum strain AP13 chromosome 9K, P.virgatum_v5, whole genome shotgun sequence encodes:
- the LOC120648292 gene encoding costars family protein → MNVEEEVGKLKEEIQRLGQKQPDGSYKVKFGILFNDDRCANIFEALVGTLRAAKKRKILTYDGELLLQGVHDNVEITLLPPPAVAAA